CTGCTTCCACACCTTTTGAATGGACAAAGGCATAGGACCATGCACTTCGAATACTGCCCATTTAGAAGCAGGCAGCTCAAGTTGTGAAAAACGCTCAGGTACCTCACCTTTGTGAGCAGCTGCAATCCAATAGTCAACCAGATTAGCCTGGACATAACTTTTATCCGCGCATACTCCGAGAAGTCCCTGAATATCTCCATTATTTAATTTGGTTAAATCCTCAGATGTCCCATCTCCATTTACCTTCTCCCAAAGCTGTGGAATAACCCGCTGGTTTTCTCCATTTTCGCAGGATAGCTCTCGCCTCACTCCCACAACTTGTATGGGACCTTTTTGTACCATGTGGTATAACATAGGTTCTGCTCCTTTCACATTCACCTGGATCACCAGGCGGTTATAGGATTGCATCTTTCCCGTAAAGCATTTCGCTTCTCTAGGAGTAATTCCATGTTGTTTTTTGAATGCTTTTGCGAAAGACTCAGGAGTGTCATATCCATACTTTAAGGCGATATCAATTACTTTAATATTGGTTTTGGAAAGTTCATGAGCAGCAAGCGTCAACCTTCTTCTCCTGAGATACTCGGCCACTGGTGTTTCAGTCAACAGTGTAAACATTCGTTGAAAATGAAAGACAGACGTATTGGCCTGGCTTGCGATTTCTTCAATCGAAACGTCTTCAAGTAGATGGTTTTCCATATAATCAATCGACCGCTGCATGGACTCCACTAATGTCATATGAATCACTCCCTGTATCTACAGTAACCTTTCCGCGTGGTGAAATCCTGTTCATTTCTGCTTGAGTGGAACAGGTTTTAAGACATTTTTCTTTTATTATATCATCGCCTTGAGTTAGCAGCCTCTGTTTATAAATAGTATAGAAAAGGCAAGCAGCGTCACTGCTTGCCTTTTCTACACATTATTTTCTCCGAATCCCGATCGTCCGTCCAGCCTGCTTGATATACTCCTCGTTATCCTGGGCCTGATAAATCTCACGAATGGTGGCAGCTACGGTTTCCGGGAATGGAGCACCCCGGCCCTCCGTTTGATCAATACCCATGAGCATTTCCTCAAAGGTGGCTACAAGTTCGCCCGCCTCATTTTTCATTGTGAAAAACAGATGCATGCGCTTGGAGTCGTAATCCAGTATCTTTGCCGTTATATCAAAGGCTGCCTTTTCCTTCACTTCCTGAAGATAGCACGTATGAGTTTCCAGTGTGAAAATGGTGTAGTTCCACTGATTACGTGCTGCTTCATCAAGACCAACGTGTTCGATAAATGCGTCAGTCGCCAGGCTGAAAGCGCGGCTGTATTCCGCATCATTCATATGCCCGTTGTAATCGACCCATTCCGCCGGGACGGATTTCGTATAACGA
The Halobacillus halophilus DSM 2266 DNA segment above includes these coding regions:
- a CDS encoding AraC family transcriptional regulator codes for the protein MTLVESMQRSIDYMENHLLEDVSIEEIASQANTSVFHFQRMFTLLTETPVAEYLRRRRLTLAAHELSKTNIKVIDIALKYGYDTPESFAKAFKKQHGITPREAKCFTGKMQSYNRLVIQVNVKGAEPMLYHMVQKGPIQVVGVRRELSCENGENQRVIPQLWEKVNGDGTSEDLTKLNNGDIQGLLGVCADKSYVQANLVDYWIAAAHKGEVPERFSQLELPASKWAVFEVHGPMPLSIQKVWKQIYSEWFPSSGYEHAGTPDLEVYSEGDPFSEDYYSEIWIPVK
- a CDS encoding thioesterase family protein, producing MKPSFRYTKSVPAEWVDYNGHMNDAEYSRAFSLATDAFIEHVGLDEAARNQWNYTIFTLETHTCYLQEVKEKAAFDITAKILDYDSKRMHLFFTMKNEAGELVATFEEMLMGIDQTEGRGAPFPETVAATIREIYQAQDNEEYIKQAGRTIGIRRK